In a single window of the Funiculus sociatus GB2-C1 genome:
- a CDS encoding GtrA family protein, whose translation MGFIVTVIISYYLNYRWTFSSSSKHIIALPRYTAVSLIGLCLNTGIMFLAVNVFHLWYVIGQTIAAIMSPLNNFFLNSHWSFRTWR comes from the coding sequence ATTGGATTTATAGTTACAGTTATAATTTCTTACTATCTTAACTACAGGTGGACATTTAGCTCTAGTAGTAAACATATAATTGCCCTTCCTCGTTACACAGCTGTTTCCTTGATTGGCTTATGCTTAAATACAGGTATTATGTTTCTTGCCGTTAACGTTTTTCATCTGTGGTATGTAATTGGTCAAACAATTGCAGCCATTATGAGTCCGCTGAATAACTTTTTTCTCAACTCCCACTGGTCATTCAGAACATGGCGATAA
- a CDS encoding GDP-mannose 4,6-dehydratase, which produces MAIKKALITGLTGQDGSYLAELLLEKGYQVFGLVRRSSSGNLDRISHLSGEVQILSGDLLDQSSLMDVISESQPDEIYNLASQSYVPLSWTQPALTAEYTALGVSRLLESIRRCKKDAKFYQASSSEVFGQPDESPQTERTAFRPRNPYGVAKAYAHWMTINYRQQYNLYTCCGITYTHESPRRGTEFVFRKITSTAAMIKLGLAKELKLGNLEARRDWCYAKDAVYAMWLMLQQEKPDDYIIASGETHSVKDLVECAFNCVGLNWQDYVSVDPAFYRPDESVQLVGSIDKIKNQLDWKPQYSFEQLVELMVEHDLKKLTNTGC; this is translated from the coding sequence ATGGCGATAAAAAAAGCATTAATTACAGGTCTAACCGGACAAGATGGTTCCTACTTAGCCGAACTTCTCCTAGAAAAAGGTTATCAGGTATTTGGTTTAGTACGTCGCTCTAGTTCTGGCAACCTTGACCGCATCAGTCACCTTTCCGGCGAAGTTCAAATCCTCTCTGGCGACCTTTTGGATCAATCTTCCTTAATGGATGTTATTAGTGAATCCCAACCAGATGAAATCTATAACCTCGCCTCCCAAAGCTACGTTCCCCTATCTTGGACACAACCAGCTCTCACAGCTGAATATACTGCCCTTGGAGTTTCTCGACTTTTAGAATCTATCCGTCGCTGCAAAAAAGATGCCAAATTTTATCAAGCTTCCAGCAGCGAAGTTTTTGGTCAACCAGACGAATCCCCCCAAACCGAACGCACCGCTTTTCGCCCCCGAAACCCTTATGGTGTCGCCAAAGCTTATGCCCATTGGATGACGATTAACTATAGGCAACAGTATAATCTCTACACCTGCTGCGGCATCACCTACACCCACGAATCTCCCCGGCGCGGGACAGAATTCGTGTTTCGCAAAATCACCAGCACAGCTGCGATGATTAAACTTGGTTTGGCAAAAGAACTGAAACTAGGCAACTTAGAAGCTCGTCGAGACTGGTGCTATGCCAAAGATGCGGTATATGCTATGTGGTTGATGTTACAGCAAGAGAAACCTGATGATTACATTATTGCCAGTGGTGAAACCCATTCTGTTAAAGATTTAGTGGAATGTGCTTTTAATTGTGTCGGATTGAATTGGCAAGATTATGTATCTGTAGATCCCGCTTTTTATAGACCTGATGAGTCAGTGCAGTTAGTCGGTTCAATTGATAAAATCAAAAATCAGCTAGATTGGAAACCTCAGTATTCCTTTGAGCAATTGGTTGAATTAATGGTTGAGCATGACCTGAAAAAACTCACCAATACTGGATGCTAA